The Antechinus flavipes isolate AdamAnt ecotype Samford, QLD, Australia chromosome 4, AdamAnt_v2, whole genome shotgun sequence genomic interval CACGGACGCTGgctgggaaaaggaagggagaggctGGCTCAGCAGGGCCCGCCACCCCACTGAAGCCCTGGTTTTCCATTTTGGGGAGAAATGGAGCCTTACACACTAACCATTAAGCAGCAGGGAGGGACTGAGAACTGGGGATGCCCAAAACGTAAAGAACCGTGTAGAATCCGGGATGTCCACACCGGGAGGGAGCCTAGAACATGGGATGCCCGGTGTGGGAGGGGCCTTCGGACACAAAGTGCAGTTGTAAGCTTAGATCGTAAGACTTTCCTGCCCCACAAACCAGTGCTTCTCAACCTCTCTTCCACTCTCTTGCCGTTAGCCGAGGACTCTGGATGGAAACCCAGCGGGGGAAAACAAGGCCTTTGAAAGTGAAGAAGGTAAGCGCCTCTGGTCTCATTGTCTTAAGCAGTCCCTGCAAATCCGCTGGGATTTCTTACTGCGGGGATGGCCCTGTTATCAAAGAGGGCAGCCCAAGCCCTTGAAGATTAATCAGCCGTCCTTCAGGCTTACCTTCCTGCTGACCTGCCCGGGGTGGGCAAGCACGGGAGATGCCCGTCCATCTCGCTGAATTGTCTCTGATAGGGCCCGGCCCTTTGACATTCACCAAGCATTTCCCATCCATCCTGTCACTGAATCCCCCCAGAAGTCCTGGGAGGCAGGAGGTACGGACTTAGTCCTTTTCTGCAGAGAAAGAACAGTCTGGAGAAGGAGGATTCCCCCAAGGGATCGGTGCTGGCCAATGACCGAGCCCTACATCCAACTCTGGCCTGAGATCTGCAAGGCCTCTGCTGCTCCTTGCCTCCCCTCTCTGCCCCATCTGCCCAGAGCGCTCCAGTGATGTGGGGTCTGCTCTGGGCTCCTGCACCCCCAAAACTGGGTCTTCGAGCATCCTTTGCTTCGAAGCCCTTTTTTTATTCAAGTTTCCATCCGAGGGACACATTTTCAGAATGTCTTTGAAGCCTTAGGGTCtaaagggaaactgggaaaggaGAGTGCCCCAACCCACCAAACTTCATTCCCCGGCCAGCTGTGCTGACTTCAGACTCCAACTCCAACCACATGGCGCTGCTTGAGCACCTCCACACAGCCCCGTCTGAACTTTCAGCTCCCTTCTCCATTCAgcgcctgacacataataggcccttaataaatgctccttgccttgccttgccttgAAGAAGGGTGCTTTCAAAggtacaaagcagcagtcaccaaaaccacttggtattggctaagaaatagaggagtCGATCaaaggaataggttaggttcacaggacactATCGCAAGCTCGTGTTTGACAAAATCAGCTCATCTTTTGGGataaggaaaattggaaagttgtatggcagaaacttggcCTTGACCAACACCTAATACCCTGTGTCAAGATGAGGTTAAAATGGGGTCATGTTTTAGAcgtaaagggtgatactataagcaaattaggagaacagaaatagtctacctctcagacctgtggagaagaaagggattTATGGGCAGAGAAGAATTAGAGACTAGAGAATGttctaaaatgcaaaatggataatttggattttattaaattttaaaagttttgtacaaacaaaaccaagattagaagggaaatagaaaactgggagaaaaaatttacatccagaAGGGGGCATtcaagctgagtcttgaaggcaACCAGAGATTCTTTGAGATGGACACAGCAGGCATGTCACCGGGTTCTCCTAGGCTGTGCCCATAGCACAAGGTCAGGCAGCCTTAAGCAAACTGGAAAAGCCTGgctcacgtgtgtgtgtgtgtgtgtgtgtgtgtgtgtgtgtgtgtgcatatgtgtgtgtttgtgtgcctgcgtgaatataaatatgtgtatgagTGAGTGTATGTGCACACTTGTACAATTCTATATGTGTCCCAATGAATTAATGAAGCCTTTTTAAAGCCCCTAATATGTGCATAGCTTTGGGGAAACAAATAGACAAGCCAGACACCTTCGATCCCAGGAACTCCCAGCCTAATGGGGGAGATGGAAAGGTCCCATAGTCCTCAGGGGTGCAGCAGCCAAGCAGGTCAGAGGTCAGGCCTCTTCAGGGGCTGCATCTCCACAGGGGCCGCTTCCCCGGATAGGGCTGAGGGCACTGAGCTGAAAGCATCGCTGATCCGGCAGCTCCTGAGGTCAGGGTTCTGCAAACGCTAAGTGGGGGAAAGCTCAGATTGGCCCCCAGAATTGTTTCAGCACCAGCAAGGGCTACAGACTGTACCCCGAGCCCTGTGTCGGCCCAGGGATTCCCACCAGAGGAGATCCCGTCTTTGGCAAGATGGGGGGAGAAGCTTTTGACTACCCGTGGATTAATGTCATGGGATTTTTACTGAAAGCTCCCAGGGGATGAGACGGATACTGTTGAGTAAACAGGAGATTCGCAGCCATGGTGCCCAGCGGTCAGGCGGGTTTTCCCAGGTTCCCCTGAGCCTATGACAGCCCCACTTTTCCCTCGTTCCTGGACAGATTGTTGCAGCCCCTTCTCCTGCTGCACCCGCCGAGGTTTCTGGATCTCCGCCTGGACCCTGACCCTCCTTGGATCTCTGTCTCTCATCCTCTGGCTGGTCAGCAGCTTTGCACTCCCACCGTCATCCCCAAGTAAGGCTCCTGGCAGGGTGTATCGTGTCCACTGAGAAGTGTGGGGTTATCTCAAGGGCTAGAACCCCCGTAACCAAGGCTCTTCCCATGGAGGCTAGAGGACCACATCTTGGGCCCGAGCCTCTGCTTTCTTATGGGACACTTGTGTTTGGGCACCGGACGTCACAGATTCTCTTACAGCCTCCTTTCTTGGATTCTTTTCCCTGTGAACTCCCGGTGCCTCTATTGCTTCCTCCCTCGTGGCTGCTCATTGCtgttgtttctcttctttctccaagaggaccatgacctcaGGGAGGTGACACAAGGACATGCAGgagaattggatttgagggaggggTGTTGGGCGAGCCCACtggcctcactttctcctccaaaggCCAGTGAACATCACTGACCAGAGAGAGATCAGGACGATGGAAATGGGGGGAGGTagaacttggcctttttaagctaaggtgtCTAGGGCAGTGGCTGTCAAAGGTTGTATGTGTGTGCCCCGAGTTTCCGTAGATGGGCAGCCAAGTTTTGGTTGTCCTGACTTGgcagataaaatgaaatttataaatatttgtgtttaaCAGACATTGTACTTACTCAGTGCGTAGTATttctaaaggaaagaaaacttaGTGAAGGGAAACTGGGTGTTCAGAGAGTGCCCTGTGGCGGTGCCAGCTGCAGGGCTCGGCTGGGGGGCAAAGAAGCTTGTGccctgagccaaaaaaaaaaaaagggactgaAGTTCCTCCATTGTGTGGTAGCCCCCACTCTACAGCCTCTGAGGTACAGGAAGCAGGTTTGAGAAAGCCACTCTCTGTGGTTCTTTGCTCAGTGACCAGGGTCTGTGCGACCACGTCCAACCGGACAGGGTTCCTGTGTGATGACCGGAAAACTTGCCTCCCCGCCAGCCTCCTGTGTGACCGTGTCCGGGCCTGTGCCCACGGAGAGGACGAAGAAGAGGCCTTGTGTGGTAAGGGTGGGCCTGAAGGATTATGGGAATCCAGAGAGCCACGGCGCTTGGGCCCTGGTCTCCTGCCAGACTTCTGTGGTTTCTTCGGTTAGACCCGTGAGCTCTGGGAGGCCTCTGGGTGGGGAGACTGCCTCATCAGCCCCCGCTCTGTACCCTCTGGTCTCGGTGGTCACCCAGCTAATGTGTCTGAGGCAGGCCTTGAACCCAAGACTTGTGACCCCAAGGTTGATGCCTCTCTTTAGGTCATACAACCTCAGCCCCATATTACAGACTAGGAAATGGAGGCCTAAGGTCACAAAACAGCTGGATTTTGATCCAAGATTCTCCACATCCAGGACTCTCCCTTGTCTCTTGGCCGCCCACAGGAGCCAAAGCCTAACACTGGCGAAGCTCTCGCCCGAGTCCCGGGGCGTCCGGCAAAGCCGTCAAAGGGGACTCGGCCCCCAGATAATGGAGCCCGGGCTCTCCGAGCCACCTGGTCACTCGGCCGGACGCAGAGGCCGCTCATCTCCTTCTCTGTCGCCCCCCAGGGAACGTCCCCCACAGCCTCCCCAGTTTCTTGGTGTTCCGATGCGGCGACCTCAGCTCCTGGACCTTCGAGGATCAGAAGTGCAACGGCTTCAATGACTGTGGAGACTGCTCTGATGAAGGCTCCCGTGAGTCCCCCCAGT includes:
- the LDLRAD1 gene encoding low-density lipoprotein receptor class A domain-containing protein 1, whose protein sequence is MNRIFPQPRTLDGNPAGENKAFESEEDCCSPFSCCTRRGFWISAWTLTLLGSLSLILWLVSSFALPPSSPMTRVCATTSNRTGFLCDDRKTCLPASLLCDRVRACAHGEDEEEALCGNVPHSLPSFLVFRCGDLSSWTFEDQKCNGFNDCGDCSDEGSRAGCPPCGPQWWSCPSTLYEYCGCVPRRLCRDRVQHCSDWSDEYLCPRP